In Ipomoea triloba cultivar NCNSP0323 chromosome 15, ASM357664v1, one genomic interval encodes:
- the LOC116005662 gene encoding agamous-like MADS-box protein AGL80, whose protein sequence is MARGRLRLAYIVNESKRKASYKKRKNGLLKKLNELTILCGVDAAIIMYNSFESVPVIWPSAREVLQRIARFLSLPNVEQTRRMMSHESFVEERIQKLNTQLLKVKKDNKEREMKELMHKIFTGERTIDSLSFIDLKDLGGVLKTNLAKINGKAEEIMMDSSTLASSA, encoded by the coding sequence atggcaagaggaagATTAAGATTGGCGTATATTGTCAATGAATCCAAAAGAAAAGCATCctacaaaaaaagaaagaacgGGTTGCTCAAAAAGCTTAATGAGCTCACCATTCTTTGTGGTGTAGATGCTGCAATAATAATGTACAACTCTTTCGAGTCAGTGCCAGTCATATGGCCGTCTGCTAGAGAGGTTTTACAGAGAATTGCTAGGTTCTTGAGCTTGCCAAATGTGGAACAAACTCGAAGAATGATGAGCCATGAAAGCTTTGTTGAAGAGAGGATTCAAAAATTGAACACTCAACTTCTGAAGGTGAAGAAAGACAATAAGGAGAGGGAGATGAAAGAATTGATGCATAAGATCTTTACTGGAGAACGAACAATCGATTCTTTAAGTTTCATAGATCTAAAGGACTTGGGTGGGGTTTTAAAAACCAACTTGGCTAAAATTAATGGTAAGGCTGAGGAAATTATGATGGATTCCTCAACCTTAGCATCATCAGCTTGA